A region from the Aegilops tauschii subsp. strangulata cultivar AL8/78 chromosome 5, Aet v6.0, whole genome shotgun sequence genome encodes:
- the LOC109753694 gene encoding E3 ubiquitin-protein ligase BIG BROTHER, whose protein sequence is MAAPNTYAVHLSSETHKIEAWCESDEALAKQLQEEEDSLATREFAGSVSLEPSSPAVEYRPANNAAQVATEDNVDPDNMSYEQLQAIGEEVGTQSRGLSDDLISYLEPFRNKCNFFSCKKNTDECVICKSNYKSLQKLIRLPCSHCYHAGCITRWLKINKACPVCNEEVFG, encoded by the exons ATGGCAGCTCCGAATACCTACGCTGTCCATCTCTCCTCGGAGACCCACAAGATCGAGGCCTGGTGCGAATCGGACGAGGCTTTGGCTAAGCAATTGCAAGAGGAGGAGGATTCGCTCGCTACAAGGGAATTTGCCG GCAGCGTGTCCTTGGAACCATCATCACCAGCTGTTGAGTATAGGCCTGCCAATAATGCAGCTCAG GTGGCGACCGAAGATAATGTCGACCCGGATAATATGTCATATGAG CAACTACaagcaatcggtgaagaagtagGAACTCAATCCAGAGGATTATCAGATGATCTGATAAGCTACCTGGAGCCTTTTAGGAACAAATGTAACTTCTTCTCCTGCAAAAAGAATACCGATGA ATGTGTGATCTGCAAATCGAACTATAAAAGCCTACAGAAGTTGATAAGATTGCCCTGCAGCCATTGTTACCATGCAGGTTGCATAACTCGCTGGCTTAAGATTAACAAG GCATGCCCAGTCTGCAATGAGGAGGTATTCGGTTAA